In Cloacibacterium caeni, a single window of DNA contains:
- a CDS encoding DUF4492 domain-containing protein: MQTFYNFLLYPFIELLKLYKHGFSIMSKESKSLWIIAVVKLFIMFGILKMFFFKDFLKTNFESNEQRIEYLQNTLTKIKK, translated from the coding sequence ATGCAAACTTTCTATAACTTTTTATTGTATCCTTTTATCGAGTTGCTAAAACTCTATAAACATGGTTTTAGCATTATGTCAAAGGAAAGTAAATCTCTTTGGATTATTGCTGTTGTTAAACTATTTATCATGTTCGGGATTCTTAAGATGTTTTTCTTTAAGGATTTTCTTAAAACTAATTTTGAGAGTAATGAACAAAGAATAGAATATTTGCAAAATACTTTGACAAAAATTAAAAAATAG
- a CDS encoding cytochrome ubiquinol oxidase subunit I: protein MNHIDWELVNWSRAQFALTAMYHWLFVPLTLGITFIIAIMETIYVKTGDEKWKEITKFWMKLFGINFAIGVATGIIMEFEFGTNWSNYSWFVGDIFGAPLAIEGIMAFFMESTFIAVMFFGWDKVSKKFHLLSSWLVAIGSNLSALWILVANGWMQHPVGMEFNPDTMRNEMVDFWAILMNPVAVNKFLHTVISSYIVASLFVAGVSAWFILKKKDVVLGKRSILVATVFGLLATIGTMWSGDESARQVAVTQPMKLAAMEGLYQGDRNAPLIAMGIFGDPEKDEHHREKFIFEVKIPMALSYLAFLQGDAFVPGINDLVHGNKKEGIVSYQERINSGKIAIDALGNYIQFKKSGDVTNAEKELAIFRTHEKDFGYGYYFGKDPHMLIPNVKMSFYSFHIMVILGTWFLVLFALLFYKMIKGNLEKSRTLLRLTLWSIPFGYVASQAGWIVAEVGRQPWTIQNLLPNIAAVSQIDAYSVQITFFLFLIIFTTLLIAEIKIMLSAIKNRTAH from the coding sequence ATGAATCATATAGATTGGGAACTCGTCAATTGGAGCAGAGCGCAATTTGCACTTACAGCAATGTACCATTGGCTTTTTGTTCCGCTAACTTTAGGAATTACCTTTATCATTGCCATCATGGAAACCATTTATGTGAAAACAGGCGATGAAAAGTGGAAAGAAATCACCAAATTTTGGATGAAGCTTTTCGGAATTAATTTCGCAATTGGTGTTGCCACAGGAATTATTATGGAATTTGAATTCGGAACCAATTGGAGTAATTACTCTTGGTTTGTAGGTGATATTTTCGGCGCACCGTTAGCGATTGAAGGAATTATGGCGTTCTTTATGGAAAGTACTTTTATCGCCGTAATGTTTTTTGGTTGGGACAAAGTAAGCAAGAAATTTCACCTACTTTCGAGTTGGTTGGTTGCCATAGGTTCTAATCTTTCTGCATTGTGGATTTTGGTGGCAAATGGTTGGATGCAACATCCTGTAGGAATGGAATTTAATCCTGATACCATGCGAAACGAAATGGTAGATTTTTGGGCGATTCTCATGAATCCAGTGGCTGTAAATAAATTTCTACACACCGTAATTTCCTCTTATATCGTAGCTTCTTTGTTTGTTGCTGGAGTAAGCGCTTGGTTTATTTTAAAGAAAAAAGATGTGGTTCTTGGTAAAAGAAGTATTTTAGTTGCAACAGTTTTTGGCTTATTAGCCACCATCGGAACCATGTGGAGTGGCGATGAATCTGCAAGACAAGTCGCCGTAACTCAACCAATGAAATTGGCAGCAATGGAGGGTTTATATCAAGGCGATAGAAATGCTCCGTTAATTGCAATGGGAATTTTTGGAGATCCTGAAAAAGATGAACACCACAGAGAAAAATTCATTTTTGAGGTTAAAATTCCAATGGCATTGTCTTATTTAGCATTTCTTCAAGGTGATGCTTTTGTTCCAGGAATTAATGATTTGGTTCACGGAAATAAAAAAGAAGGAATCGTTTCGTATCAAGAAAGAATTAACAGTGGTAAAATCGCTATTGATGCACTCGGAAATTATATTCAATTCAAAAAATCTGGAGATGTAACCAATGCTGAAAAAGAATTGGCAATTTTCAGAACTCACGAAAAAGATTTCGGGTACGGATATTATTTCGGGAAAGATCCTCACATGCTCATTCCGAACGTGAAAATGAGCTTCTATTCTTTTCACATTATGGTGATTTTGGGAACTTGGTTTTTGGTGTTGTTTGCGTTACTTTTTTATAAAATGATCAAAGGAAATTTAGAAAAAAGCAGAACACTTTTGAGACTTACGCTTTGGAGCATACCTTTCGGTTATGTTGCTTCACAAGCTGGTTGGATTGTGGCTGAAGTAGGAAGACAACCATGGACAATACAAAATCTTTTACCAAATATTGCAGCGGTTTCACAGATTGATGCGTATAGTGTTCAAATTACTTTTTTCCTTTTCTTAATCATATTTACTACACTTTTAATTGCAGAAATTAAAATTATGCTTTCTGCAATCAAAAATCGTACAGCTCATTAA
- the cydB gene encoding cytochrome d ubiquinol oxidase subunit II, whose protein sequence is MFSFLDYSGLQHYWWIIVSLLGALLVFMLFVQGGQTLIFSLAKTEKEKTMLLNATGRKWEITFTTLVTFGGAFFASFPLFYSTSFGGAYWVWMAILFAFIIQAVSYEFRSKANNFLGTKTFDVFLFINGVLGSILLGVAVSTFFTGSEFSVEKSNIINQNLQKMPIISAWETPFHGLEAVWTVEKLAFLQNISLGLAVFFLARILANLYFQKIIDSENIQKNSIKSLKINSILFLVFFLFWLIRLLLIDGFAVNPANQEVSMEAHKYLNNFLEMPFVLVVFLIGVVLVLVGIFINVFRKSKNGIWFSGIGTVLTVWMLLLNAGFNNTAYYPSTYNLQNSLTIYNSSSSEFTLRTMSYVSLLVPFVLAYIALVWKKLDAKNISEKDLEETEAHVY, encoded by the coding sequence ATGTTTTCATTTTTAGATTATAGCGGTTTACAGCATTATTGGTGGATAATTGTTTCGCTTCTTGGTGCTTTGTTGGTTTTTATGCTATTTGTTCAGGGCGGACAAACGCTCATCTTTTCTCTTGCCAAAACCGAAAAAGAAAAGACCATGCTTCTGAATGCAACAGGTAGAAAATGGGAGATTACATTCACTACTTTGGTTACTTTTGGTGGTGCCTTTTTTGCGTCTTTTCCATTGTTTTATTCTACCAGTTTTGGTGGTGCTTATTGGGTTTGGATGGCGATTCTTTTTGCATTCATTATTCAAGCGGTTTCTTATGAATTTAGAAGCAAGGCCAATAATTTTTTAGGTACTAAAACTTTCGATGTTTTCCTATTCATCAATGGAGTTTTAGGCAGTATTTTATTGGGAGTGGCGGTTTCTACATTTTTTACAGGTTCCGAATTTTCTGTAGAGAAAAGCAATATCATTAATCAAAATTTACAGAAAATGCCGATTATTTCTGCTTGGGAAACTCCGTTTCACGGGTTAGAGGCAGTTTGGACGGTTGAAAAACTCGCATTTCTTCAAAATATAAGTTTAGGATTGGCAGTTTTTTTCTTGGCGAGAATTTTAGCGAATTTATATTTTCAAAAAATCATTGATAGTGAAAATATACAAAAAAATTCTATTAAAAGCTTGAAAATAAATAGTATTTTGTTCTTGGTTTTCTTTCTTTTTTGGCTGATAAGACTATTGTTGATTGATGGATTTGCAGTAAATCCAGCTAATCAAGAAGTTTCTATGGAAGCTCACAAATATTTGAACAATTTCCTCGAAATGCCTTTTGTTTTAGTCGTTTTCTTGATTGGAGTTGTATTGGTTTTGGTGGGAATTTTCATCAATGTATTCCGAAAAAGCAAAAACGGAATTTGGTTTTCAGGAATTGGGACAGTTCTTACCGTTTGGATGTTACTTCTCAATGCAGGTTTCAATAATACGGCGTATTATCCATCAACTTATAATTTGCAAAATTCGCTCACAATTTACAACTCTTCTTCCAGTGAATTTACGTTGAGAACGATGAGTTATGTTTCGTTGTTAGTACCTTTTGTTTTGGCTTATATCGCTCTTGTTTGGAAGAAATTAGATGCCAAAAATATTTCCGAAAAAGATTTAGAAGAAACAGAAGCACACGTTTATTAG
- a CDS encoding NifB/NifX family molybdenum-iron cluster-binding protein: protein MKIAIPTNDRKTIAAHTGKCREFAFFEIENGKLISEKFEENLHTHHHEDGCRNHHHHHHSHDSNQNKHHHHAEILTQLSGVDKFYYYGMGMGLRNELTKNHINFEKAKYFEIREIIENLNF from the coding sequence ATGAAAATTGCAATCCCAACTAATGACAGAAAAACCATTGCTGCACATACCGGAAAATGTAGAGAATTTGCATTTTTTGAAATAGAAAATGGAAAATTAATTTCAGAAAAATTCGAAGAAAATCTTCATACTCATCATCACGAAGACGGTTGCCGTAATCATCATCATCATCATCATTCTCATGATAGTAATCAAAATAAACATCATCATCATGCCGAAATCCTTACTCAACTTTCGGGAGTAGATAAATTCTATTATTACGGAATGGGAATGGGTTTACGCAATGAATTGACGAAGAATCATATCAATTTCGAAAAAGCAAAGTATTTTGAAATTAGAGAAATTATTGAAAATTTAAATTTTTAA
- a CDS encoding NAD(P)/FAD-dependent oxidoreductase, whose translation MSKIVILGAGIAGHTAATHLRRKLGNEHEILVVSPNSNYQWVPSNIWVGVGRMSPNDVKFPLAPLYKKHHIGYKQAKVISFHPEGDVKNAKPYVIAEYVFGGNKGKQEIIDYDFLINATGPKLAFDLTEGLNPGTNKCYSVCSYDHAEHASAAFTNLKLKLKKSTEKVKILIGTGHAKATCQGAAFEYILNVDSELRRCGLREKAEITWISNEYHLGDFGMDGMLLTYGDMIMKSSDMVEMVFEDREIKWILGAGVNKIENGIAHYENLDGEYKTETFDFAMLIPAFSGHGFKAYDKYGADITEKLFRGFMVVDADYTAKPYEEWTVQDWPETYQNPSYPNIFAPGIAFAPPHSISKPRKSPNGTEIFPAPPRTGMPSGITAKLVAENIIESIKKGEIITPHRGSLGNMGAACVASSGFGFTKGSAVTITTFPIVPDYIKYKNSGGRDLKKTFGEIGLGGHWVKYSLHFAFLWKAKMKPFWFMIPE comes from the coding sequence ATGTCGAAAATTGTAATTCTTGGTGCTGGTATTGCTGGTCATACCGCAGCTACGCATCTTCGTAGAAAATTGGGTAATGAGCACGAAATTTTGGTGGTTTCTCCCAATTCTAATTATCAATGGGTGCCATCTAATATTTGGGTAGGTGTCGGCAGAATGTCTCCTAATGATGTGAAATTTCCATTAGCTCCACTATATAAAAAACATCATATAGGCTATAAACAAGCAAAAGTAATTTCTTTTCATCCAGAAGGGGATGTAAAAAATGCTAAACCTTATGTAATTGCAGAATATGTTTTTGGAGGCAATAAGGGAAAACAAGAAATAATTGATTACGATTTTTTGATTAATGCAACAGGACCGAAACTAGCGTTTGACCTAACCGAAGGTTTGAACCCCGGAACAAATAAGTGTTATTCGGTTTGTAGCTATGATCATGCAGAGCATGCTTCTGCTGCCTTCACTAATTTAAAATTAAAACTCAAAAAATCTACAGAAAAAGTTAAAATACTCATTGGTACTGGTCATGCAAAAGCTACTTGTCAAGGTGCAGCATTTGAATACATACTGAATGTAGACTCAGAGTTAAGACGTTGTGGCTTAAGAGAAAAAGCAGAAATTACTTGGATTTCTAATGAATATCATCTCGGAGATTTTGGGATGGACGGTATGTTGCTCACTTATGGCGATATGATTATGAAATCGAGCGATATGGTAGAAATGGTTTTTGAAGATAGAGAAATTAAGTGGATTTTGGGAGCTGGTGTAAACAAAATTGAAAATGGGATTGCTCATTACGAAAACTTAGATGGAGAATATAAAACAGAAACATTTGATTTTGCAATGTTAATTCCTGCTTTTTCAGGACACGGCTTTAAAGCATACGACAAGTATGGAGCAGATATTACCGAAAAATTATTTCGTGGATTTATGGTAGTAGACGCAGATTATACAGCAAAACCTTATGAGGAATGGACAGTGCAAGACTGGCCAGAAACCTATCAAAATCCTAGCTATCCTAATATTTTTGCTCCAGGAATTGCTTTTGCACCACCGCATTCTATTTCTAAACCGAGAAAATCACCTAATGGAACCGAAATTTTTCCAGCGCCACCAAGAACAGGAATGCCATCTGGAATTACTGCTAAATTGGTTGCAGAAAATATCATAGAAAGTATTAAAAAAGGTGAAATTATTACACCGCATCGTGGTTCTTTAGGAAATATGGGAGCTGCTTGTGTAGCATCTTCAGGATTTGGATTCACCAAGGGTTCTGCGGTTACTATCACTACTTTTCCTATTGTCCCAGACTATATAAAATATAAAAATTCTGGCGGTAGAGATTTGAAAAAAACTTTTGGCGAAATTGGTCTAGGAGGTCATTGGGTTAAGTATTCTTTACATTTTGCATTTCTTTGGAAAGCTAAGATGAAACCATTTTGGTTTATGATCCCCGAATAA
- a CDS encoding peroxiredoxin yields the protein MEQQVQETFNMPRIGEKAPQFKAVTTQGEINFPSDYQGKWSILFSHPADFTPVCTSEFMTFAHLQEKFRKANCELVGLSVDGLYSHIAWLRTIKEKIEFNGMKDIEVTFPLIEDITMEVAKKYGMIQPGESNTKAVRAVFFVDTKGIIRAIIYYPLSIGRNFDELYRALIAMQTTDEFGVATPADWRPGDDVIVPTAGSCGVAKERMEDKENLDCKDWFFCTKKLDEKEIYSKLIKD from the coding sequence ATGGAACAGCAAGTACAAGAAACATTCAACATGCCAAGAATTGGAGAAAAAGCTCCGCAGTTCAAAGCAGTTACAACTCAAGGTGAAATTAATTTCCCTTCTGATTATCAAGGAAAATGGAGTATTCTATTTAGTCACCCTGCTGATTTTACACCGGTGTGTACTTCAGAATTTATGACTTTTGCACATCTTCAGGAGAAATTTAGAAAAGCTAATTGTGAATTGGTTGGCTTATCTGTAGATGGTCTTTACAGTCATATAGCTTGGTTAAGAACCATTAAAGAAAAAATAGAGTTTAATGGAATGAAAGACATTGAAGTTACTTTTCCTTTGATTGAAGACATTACAATGGAAGTAGCTAAGAAATATGGTATGATTCAACCAGGGGAAAGCAATACCAAAGCAGTAAGAGCTGTATTTTTTGTTGACACAAAAGGCATTATTAGAGCAATTATCTATTATCCATTAAGTATCGGTAGAAATTTTGATGAATTGTATCGTGCCCTTATTGCGATGCAGACTACAGATGAATTTGGAGTAGCCACTCCTGCAGATTGGAGACCTGGAGATGACGTGATTGTTCCTACTGCCGGATCTTGTGGTGTTGCAAAAGAAAGGATGGAAGATAAAGAAAATTTAGATTGCAAAGATTGGTTCTTCTGCACAAAAAAATTAGACGAAAAAGAAATCTATAGTAAGCTCATTAAAGACTAA
- a CDS encoding TolC family protein, giving the protein MRKFFTIVFVFSLVLKGFSQDTIRISRAELEQRMVDQNLQMKLANDEAKLAQAELLGTRAMYLPNVNASYTFSNTNNPLYAFGSKLNQERITQMDFDPAKLNAPDAISNFATKIEVQQPIINMDAVYLKKAGQVKSEVLKIKAERTKEYIQFEFKKAYMQLQLAYRMLETLENAKATTLANKKVIDNYFKNGMIQKTEVLYIDVRVKEIENQIAYAKSNIKNASDYLYFLLDEESFNKVFKPTEKLEFQNQILENTATLNVERKDLQAYQKSLEAYDYLIKSTKAKFLPRLNAFGSFELYDNKFAQFGANGYLAGVQLSWNVFDGLKAKSEQEKYKAELTKAQTEITQYNKQSQLELSKANRQVQDAENKVNLTKLALEQSKEAYRIRKNRYDQGLEKSSDLLMSETTMSQKDLEYQQAIFEYNVALEYYKFLKQ; this is encoded by the coding sequence ATGAGAAAATTTTTTACGATAGTTTTTGTTTTTTCGCTCGTTCTGAAAGGTTTCTCTCAAGACACCATCAGAATTTCTAGAGCAGAATTAGAACAAAGAATGGTAGACCAAAATCTTCAAATGAAATTGGCTAATGACGAAGCCAAATTAGCACAAGCAGAACTATTGGGGACAAGAGCAATGTATTTACCTAACGTAAATGCTTCTTACACCTTTTCGAATACCAATAATCCTTTGTATGCTTTCGGTTCTAAATTGAATCAGGAGCGTATTACGCAAATGGATTTTGACCCAGCTAAATTAAATGCTCCAGACGCAATTTCTAATTTCGCTACTAAAATTGAGGTGCAACAACCCATCATCAACATGGATGCAGTGTATCTTAAAAAAGCAGGACAAGTAAAATCTGAAGTTTTAAAAATTAAAGCAGAAAGAACCAAAGAATACATTCAGTTTGAGTTCAAAAAAGCATACATGCAACTGCAATTAGCATACAGAATGCTCGAAACACTTGAAAATGCAAAAGCAACTACGCTGGCAAACAAAAAAGTAATCGACAATTATTTCAAAAACGGAATGATTCAGAAAACGGAAGTGTTATACATAGACGTTCGTGTAAAAGAGATAGAAAATCAGATTGCTTATGCAAAATCTAACATAAAAAATGCTTCGGATTACCTTTATTTCTTATTAGACGAAGAGTCTTTCAATAAGGTTTTCAAGCCTACTGAAAAATTAGAATTTCAAAACCAGATTTTAGAAAATACAGCTACACTAAATGTAGAAAGAAAAGATTTACAGGCGTATCAAAAATCTCTGGAAGCGTACGATTATCTGATTAAATCTACCAAAGCCAAATTTTTACCAAGATTAAATGCTTTCGGAAGTTTTGAATTGTATGATAACAAATTCGCACAATTTGGTGCCAATGGTTATTTGGCAGGAGTTCAGTTGTCTTGGAATGTTTTTGATGGATTAAAAGCAAAATCTGAACAGGAAAAATACAAAGCAGAACTCACCAAAGCACAAACCGAAATCACTCAATACAATAAACAAAGTCAGTTAGAACTCAGTAAAGCAAATCGCCAAGTTCAAGATGCTGAAAACAAGGTAAACCTTACTAAACTAGCACTGGAACAAAGCAAAGAAGCCTACAGAATTCGTAAAAACAGATACGACCAAGGTTTAGAAAAGTCTTCAGACTTATTAATGAGCGAAACCACGATGTCTCAAAAAGATTTGGAATACCAACAAGCTATTTTTGAATACAATGTCGCTTTAGAATACTATAAATTTTTAAAACAATAA
- a CDS encoding efflux RND transporter periplasmic adaptor subunit, protein MKTYIYSALFLGSVFLASCSSDENKSAELNDKPIAVTVNKSATNAVGSNATASGKLVAKNSVNVSTRMMGYITAMRAEVGQYVNAGQLLVSINSTDIQAKGGQASAGIAQAQANYNIAKKDFERFQNLYKNQSASQKELDDMRARYEMAQAGLQAAQQMKNEVNAQYRYTNVTAPISGTVTAKYANQGDMASPGMPLLTIESPGALQAQVLVSEQNITLLKSGMPVKLTLKSTNKEVSGTVSEISRSSSNTGGQYMVRINVPASKDLLPGMFVNVQFPFKNSGNVNQDFQEGVMIPKSSIVENGQLTGVYTVSSQNTAVLRWVKVGKTFGDQVEILSGLNANDQYIISAEGKLFNGAKVILK, encoded by the coding sequence ATGAAAACATATATTTATTCAGCATTATTTTTAGGAAGCGTATTCCTTGCAAGTTGTTCTTCAGACGAAAATAAATCTGCAGAATTGAATGATAAACCTATCGCGGTTACCGTAAATAAATCTGCAACCAACGCAGTAGGTTCTAATGCTACAGCAAGTGGAAAATTAGTCGCTAAAAATTCTGTAAATGTTTCCACCAGAATGATGGGGTACATTACTGCAATGCGCGCAGAAGTTGGGCAATACGTAAATGCAGGTCAACTTTTAGTAAGCATCAACAGTACAGATATTCAAGCAAAAGGCGGACAAGCTTCTGCTGGAATAGCCCAAGCTCAAGCCAATTATAATATCGCGAAAAAAGATTTTGAAAGATTTCAAAATTTATACAAAAATCAGTCTGCTTCTCAAAAAGAATTAGATGATATGAGAGCGCGTTACGAAATGGCTCAAGCAGGTTTACAAGCAGCTCAGCAAATGAAAAACGAAGTAAATGCTCAGTACAGATATACCAATGTTACCGCACCTATTTCTGGTACAGTTACTGCGAAATATGCCAACCAAGGTGATATGGCAAGTCCAGGAATGCCTTTGTTAACTATAGAATCTCCGGGAGCTTTACAGGCGCAAGTTTTAGTTTCTGAACAGAATATTACCCTTTTAAAATCTGGAATGCCGGTAAAACTTACGTTGAAATCTACCAATAAAGAAGTATCGGGTACGGTTTCAGAAATCAGCAGATCTTCATCAAATACAGGTGGACAATACATGGTGAGAATTAATGTTCCTGCTTCTAAAGATTTATTACCAGGGATGTTTGTGAATGTTCAGTTTCCTTTCAAAAATTCTGGAAATGTAAATCAGGATTTTCAAGAAGGCGTAATGATTCCGAAATCTTCAATCGTAGAAAACGGACAATTAACAGGAGTGTACACCGTAAGTTCACAAAATACCGCAGTTCTAAGATGGGTGAAAGTGGGTAAAACTTTCGGTGATCAAGTAGAAATTTTATCAGGTCTTAACGCAAATGACCAGTACATCATTTCAGCAGAAGGAAAATTGTTTAACGGTGCAAAAGTTATTTTAAAATAA